In Bradyrhizobium lablabi, one DNA window encodes the following:
- a CDS encoding carbohydrate ABC transporter permease, with the protein MVDVAIRADSAVDGRARRKRGSLRTALKRKSMTAFLMTLPLILLIALLVIYPAFYSLHLATLNKSMQRFVGLGNFQFLFKRETFWLVVEQSCIFAITAVVFKALIGFVVAHLVHNIPAKGQRKWRGMLLVPWVIPPAMSTLAWLWLFDPSYSAFNYTLSFFGIGPIAWTGEPNWARFTVILVNIWFGAPFFMILYLASLKSVPEQLYEAAAIDGANWWQRIWYVTLPMMRNIIAITTLFSLIVTFANFDIVRILTTGGPLDHTHIFATWAFRVGIEGGDIPLGASVSLFMFPILAIAAIFILRDINKRGNEA; encoded by the coding sequence ATGGTTGATGTCGCGATTAGAGCCGACAGCGCTGTCGATGGTCGTGCCAGGCGCAAGCGGGGCAGCTTACGTACGGCGCTCAAGCGAAAGTCGATGACCGCTTTCCTGATGACATTGCCTCTGATCCTGTTGATCGCGCTGCTGGTGATTTATCCCGCCTTCTACTCGCTGCATCTCGCAACCCTAAACAAGTCGATGCAGCGTTTTGTCGGCCTCGGAAACTTTCAGTTCCTGTTCAAGCGCGAGACATTTTGGCTGGTCGTTGAGCAATCCTGTATCTTTGCGATCACGGCCGTGGTGTTCAAAGCGCTGATCGGCTTCGTCGTCGCACACCTCGTACACAACATTCCCGCGAAGGGCCAACGCAAGTGGCGCGGAATGCTGTTGGTGCCGTGGGTGATTCCCCCCGCGATGAGCACGCTGGCCTGGCTATGGCTGTTCGATCCCTCCTACAGCGCCTTCAACTACACCCTTTCGTTTTTCGGCATCGGACCGATCGCTTGGACCGGCGAACCCAACTGGGCCCGTTTTACCGTCATTCTGGTCAATATCTGGTTTGGCGCGCCCTTCTTCATGATTCTGTATCTGGCGTCGCTGAAATCGGTGCCCGAGCAGCTTTATGAGGCCGCGGCCATCGACGGCGCCAACTGGTGGCAGCGCATTTGGTACGTCACGCTGCCGATGATGCGCAACATCATCGCGATCACGACGCTGTTTTCGCTGATCGTGACCTTCGCCAATTTCGATATCGTCCGCATCCTGACCACTGGCGGTCCGCTGGACCACACGCATATCTTCGCGACCTGGGCGTTCCGCGTTGGTATCGAGGGCGGCGACATCCCGCTCGGCGCCAGCGTCTCGCTGTTCATGTTTCCGATCCTCGCGATCGCGGCGATCTTCATCCTGCGCGATATCAATAAACGGGGAAATGAAGCCTGA
- a CDS encoding ABC transporter substrate-binding protein: MSRKKLSRRQFVAATAMSSAALITAPYVRGAYAAGKLTMGFWDHWVPGANSASTELVNEWAAKEKVEVSIDYITSQGNKTLLTIATEAQGKTGHDILAMPTWWPHAQADLLEPVNDIMEPLIKQNGAVNGTVQYLGKAGDKWLGVPATIGSQIKGPCSRIDLMKKYANIDVQAMYPAGAPPKADNWTTDTFLKAAEACQKGGFAFGIGLGTTSDSVDTAGAFFLAFGAQLVDANSNITVKTDAVRQALEFYKKLMAFLPPDAPAWDDASNNKWLVSGKGALIMNPPSAWAVAKRDAPDVAEQCWTHGFPLGPKGRFAPFLPFFWTTWNFSKNKEAAKSLLVHLSQPASVEKLVAASGGYDLPAFEKLTTLKTWAEEGPPKGTLYHYPNPYNHQILSIAASPAPPKIAQQIYTQAILTKMCVRYYQGEAMEKTLAWAEGECEGYMRS; encoded by the coding sequence ATGTCACGGAAGAAGCTTTCTCGGCGGCAATTCGTTGCTGCTACCGCCATGTCGTCTGCAGCGCTGATAACAGCGCCCTATGTTCGGGGCGCGTACGCTGCCGGGAAGCTCACGATGGGCTTCTGGGATCACTGGGTGCCCGGCGCCAACAGTGCCTCTACCGAGCTCGTCAATGAGTGGGCCGCCAAGGAAAAGGTCGAGGTTTCGATCGACTACATCACGAGCCAGGGCAACAAGACTCTGTTGACCATCGCCACCGAGGCTCAGGGAAAAACCGGCCATGACATCCTGGCGATGCCGACCTGGTGGCCCCACGCACAGGCTGATCTGCTCGAGCCCGTCAACGACATCATGGAGCCGCTGATCAAGCAGAACGGCGCCGTCAATGGCACGGTGCAGTACCTGGGCAAGGCCGGCGACAAATGGCTCGGCGTTCCCGCCACTATCGGCAGCCAGATCAAAGGGCCCTGCTCCCGCATCGACCTGATGAAGAAGTACGCCAATATTGACGTCCAGGCGATGTATCCCGCCGGCGCACCGCCCAAAGCGGACAACTGGACGACGGATACGTTCCTCAAGGCGGCCGAAGCCTGCCAGAAGGGCGGCTTTGCGTTCGGGATTGGACTCGGTACAACCAGCGATTCCGTCGACACCGCCGGCGCATTCTTCCTCGCCTTCGGCGCGCAACTCGTCGACGCCAATTCCAACATCACTGTTAAGACCGACGCCGTCCGCCAGGCACTTGAGTTTTACAAGAAACTGATGGCATTCCTGCCGCCCGATGCACCGGCATGGGACGACGCCTCCAACAACAAATGGCTGGTGTCAGGCAAGGGCGCATTGATCATGAATCCGCCGAGCGCATGGGCGGTTGCCAAACGCGACGCGCCCGATGTCGCCGAGCAATGCTGGACACACGGCTTCCCGCTGGGTCCGAAGGGCCGCTTTGCCCCATTCCTTCCCTTCTTCTGGACCACATGGAATTTTTCCAAGAACAAGGAGGCCGCGAAGAGCTTGCTGGTCCACCTGTCGCAGCCGGCTTCGGTTGAGAAGCTTGTTGCAGCCAGCGGCGGCTACGACTTGCCGGCGTTCGAGAAATTGACCACCCTGAAGACATGGGCCGAAGAAGGCCCGCCAAAGGGGACGCTCTACCACTACCCAAATCCGTACAACCATCAAATCCTGTCGATTGCCGCGTCACCGGCGCCGCCCAAGATCGCCCAGCAGATCTATACGCAAGCCATCCTGACAAAAATGTGCGTGAGGTACTATCAGGGCGAAGCGATGGAGAAGACGCTGGCCTGGGCGGAAGGCGAGTGCGAAGGCTACATGCGCAGTTGA